Genomic segment of Odontesthes bonariensis isolate fOdoBon6 chromosome 10, fOdoBon6.hap1, whole genome shotgun sequence:
ACGTTGGGGTTGAATCAACAGTTTGCAGCTTAAgcaaatatacattttttttaccacCGCCTTTTCatgtccaataaaaaaaaaatcactgcttGACTTGGAAGGCAAAGGCAGCCGTCAATTTACAACACTATTCTTCATGATCTGTGACGTGATGCAGAAAAATAATCAGTGACACACGTGATTTGCTGTGGCATCCTTTATATTTACACAAgtagaaaataataaaacacaaaTCAATCAATGAAGGGATTCCCTTGCTGTAAACGCAGCCATTGTTATTATATCTTAACTCAGGCATGTACAACGCTGACAAGCGTGTGttgcctcacagaggcaacatAGCTGAAGCCAGTAGTCTAATGCTTTAATCCCAAGATCTGTGTAAGCAGAAGTAATCTAATAAACAGAACAAATATTATTATCGTTCTAGAATGATAAATAATTGATCATCGTATGGCACAAACTGTTCTGAAAACCGTATGTACCTACAGCAAATTTGAGAGTTTGGAAGAAAAGTATACGCAAGCGCCCAAAATATATCAGATAAATACTTTGCTTTAATAATACAGTGACTATCTACCGAAGAAAAATAGCTCAAAAGCTTAAATGATCGAATTACTTTTACATCTTTCATAATTCATAATGATCACttaatttatacatttatttctttACGACAAAGCAGATTTGTTGACCCTACTCTCCTTCCACTAAATCCTCCTCCGGTGCAAACCTTTTACCCGGGTGCTGTCTCTTCTCTTCATCATGGCTCTTGTTAATGTTGTCCAAAAAGTCGAGCAGGAAGCTGGTCTTACTGCAGCTCTCAGAGTCCAAAACATCACACGGACTGTTTGTGCCAAATTCCGTGCTCGAGTTTTCCAAAAACCGTTTTCCTGGGTGCTGACGCTTTTCCAATTCTGGGAGGTCTTCCTCTTCATAAGCATCCCAGTCCCCTTCGCCGTCCTCATCCGAGGTATGGCGCTTACCTGGGTGTTGGCGTTTGCTGTGCAGCACCAGGTAACGCTTGCCTGGGTGCTGTCGTTTGGAAAGTTCACTTAGCAGAATAAAGGGGCTGTCAGAAATGTGTCCCGTCTGGGAGCGCTTTCCCGGATGCTGCCTTTTCTGGAGCCCCATGAACGTGTGCATTTCATCTTCGCGCTTGCCTGGGTGCTGTCTCTTTTGCACATCCAAGTCCAAGTCATCTTCGTCCTCTTCTCTCCTGCCGGGATGTTGCCTCTTCTCCAAATCATTGATATATCTCTTACCGGGATGCTGTCTTTTTGTCACCCATTCTGGCTGAGGGAAGAACCcatctggaaaaaaagaaaaagaaaaacgggAAGGGGGAAGGGGGAaacttatttattatttatttatcagccATCGAGACTACTTTAATTATCACCATGGAGCGAAATGTGTTTACAGCTCGTTTACCGCGTGCGTACATTGCGCACGAAGTGGCACGAAGTGATCCATAGCCTATTTCTTAAATTGTATCAATAGGCCTATACTGAAAGATGATTCTCTTACTTTCCACTACTTTTCTGAAAACGACATTTGAACATTATTTTTTCGAGTATTAAGCACAAAATACTGAGAATGTGTTGCCGCTTCTAGATCAAAACAGTCCACAGAAATACATCAGGTATCAGTGTCATGTAGTGggaaataataaagataaggatgataataataaaaacgaCTTTTAAAACATATATAAGAATTGTATGGCACCACTCTGCTTCAAAGTCAtacattgtttcttttttgcttgaaatataTCCAGATCCTTTAGTTTTACGCACCGTTTCTGCCGTCTTCTTCCTGCAGCTTTTTGAGAATGGATCGTAACAGGAGACTTTCTGCTCTCTGTAATATGATGTCGTCTATGGTGGTCCTTCGGTCCGTCCCTTCCTCAGCGGAGATGCCTTGTCCATCAGACACCGTCAATTTGCAGATCGCGAGAGAAGCCAGGAAGAGAAGGCTTGCCGACTTCATGGTAATCTATTTTGTTCGTCTGCTATAGGAGATTAATGTAAGAGTAACATAATTAATGAAGGGGAACTGATTTTAAGTTCAACATTTGGACCAGAAATCTGGTTTTAGAAAAATAGAATATTAGAAGATCATATAGCCTATCTAGTCCAAATGACAAATTGTATGAAATCGTGAAGAGTAATTTTAATAAAGCTAGTGTCCAAAAACACGAGAGACGACAGCATCTCTTAAAACGATCTTTAAACAAGATTAATACAGTTTGAAACGGTCGAAATTatgtataaaataaaaagaaagaaaaacccacacacaacgAAAACTAGAAACTCCAACCCAGTATACATAACCTATTTTGATTCCAGGGGTTCTGAAATGCGCCTTACTTACCTGAGAAGTATCCAAACTCTGGTCGTCCCCAGCCTCTGGCGTAACCGGTTCTGGCAATGGTTGCTCTCAGCTTCTCTCAGCGGTTGGTGACCCTTAAGGTTGAGTGTAGAGGTATGACAAGAAAGCTTCTCGGCTCTGCATTTATACTTCCCGGGCATTGTCGTCATACTAACGCTGGAGTAATTTTTCAGGATCCCTCTTCCCCCCATTGATGTCACCAAGTCGTGCGCAACTGTATGTGGTGAATGATCGTCCAACAGGGGCCGCAGCCCAATTTGTCATTTGAAAAACAAATTGAGAGTAAGATAGACACCAGCTCTCAACTTCATTGGTTAATATAGGTTCAGTCTTAAAGATTCTTACATTTAGAAGATATTTATGCAAGTTTTTGATTTACTCTCTTTACACGAATCCtttcattttatatatatatagctacATAGTGTCTCTTTGTATCAGACTTTCATATTTTCATCGCTGTTTAGATCTCAGTAGACGACACGAATTGTCCGAGTTCCTTCAATAATCTGATGGTCTTCTTGTGGGGGCAGTAAGTGCTGCAGTGAGAGAGAGAGGCTATTCATATTTTCCAACCTTACCCCAAAGTCACAGCACACATGAGGGAGAGCTGAACCCATCTGGCCGGGTCTTCAAATTTTACATGGGTTAGTGGAAGCAAGTGCTGCTGATTAGAGCAACCAGGACAGACGAAATGTGATAAGACAAGTTTGACAAGTGACAAAGACAAGTGTTTTCCCCCTTCTTATACCACcagtataaaaacaaaatggacCGTTTGCGAATGTATGAAACAATTTTTATGAATACAGAACTAATACGTAGACAGTATCTGCTCATTTTGGATGTTGTGCCAACAAAACGTGTCAAAGAAATCAGGTCAGAGGCAACATAAGACTAGGAAAGGGGTGCAATGGTTAAAAAAATTTGACAAGGTGGGGGATTTCTGTAAAATTAGGTTTGGCGTGGGCCTAAAGGTGTGATTGGATATGCAAAGATACATAAATGCCGAGTCCCTCTGAAGTAAAGATGGGGCAGGTTTCCCCACTTTCTAATAGACTGTGTTCCAATAGTTAAACAGCTCCAGTATTTCTGTGGCTGAAGAAAGCTGTGCAAAAGAGCAAACTGAAATATGACTGTAGGATTCCCGTAACATATAGTCATATATGACATATATGACTATATGTTACGGGGAACATTTAACATATAATGTGAAGTGTTGTTTTAAACCAGTTTTCAAGCAGTTTTTCGTTCTATTATCACAGAGATTGGAGAAGTATGTGAAAGTGTACAGAGGATTTGTCAATTATGGACAACTATTCTGTTCAGGTGAAGCCTGTGAGTATCAGCCTAGGAAAATACTGTGATGTAAACACACAGATATTGTCAGACAAGTGACTGATGCGTCCCCACAATTGCCCAAAGAGTTGGCCAAGTCCCACCAAGAACCAACAACAGCTAGAAGTTGTCAGAAAGTCTGATGTTAGATGTTCTAAGCTGGTCTTGGTTAcgtttgtgcttttatttttttgcagacAGTTGTTACTATGAAGTTTCAATTTGTTGATGGCAAGGATTTGACAAAGACTGAGGAAAACCAGGGAACTTTAATAGAGGGGgagagtgattggtgaatgagaatAGCTGAGGAACACTGAGGAAACTATGTGTGAGAATGTGAAactagaaaacaaaaacaggacaaaaacaagGCAGGACCTAAACTAAACATGAAAGTAGCTGAAACATCTACCTAAAGAGTATAGAATTAAGCAAACAACCAATAACTCAAGAATACAAATCAACTCAGCATACCTAAAAACCAACTAAGAGCAAGAAGAGAGAGCAACCAAAAGGTAATCAAAGCACAAATAAAGACTAAACATTTTAAATCCTAATGACATTCACTGACTAAAGGATAGACAAGAAATGGAATAGAAACACAAAGAACCCAAGACATGAGAACACAAAACCAAAGTCCAAAAAAATCCAGATCCCATGATAGGTATAAGATataaatcaaacagaaaacaacgATTTGCAAAGCTCACAGacaaatatttcaaaataaaacactgaaaacacatCATCCATCAGTGTTGGTAGGCCAGTCCAGGCTCTTCTACTCCAAAGCCATGCTGCCGTAATAGTATGTGGTTTCgctttgtcttgctgaaatatgcaaggtctTCATGCCATCCGGATGGGACAAATAGTGCTCTTAAACCTGGATATACCTTTCATCATTGATGAACCTTTTCACGTCTTTTTGACCAGATTCTCAGAACTTTTCATTATATCATAGGCTGTAGATGATAGAATATTCCATCTTTGAAATTTTAAATTGTGTATCCTTATTCTGACTTTGTTCCACAATCAGCagatagttttttttgcagatcGCTCAGCCTCGGTCCATCTTAACTTGTGAGAACTTTGCTTCTCTAAGATGTTGTTTTTATCCCAACTCTTTTGGAAGTTGGTTGAAGATAGGCCTCATATTTGGATcaacatttcacatgaaactgTCTGTCCATTATGTACTTCACTCTATGGAAAAACTCTTGTAGTAACAAGCAGTCAGTGCTGAATACCAATGTGAATTGAAATGACTGTGTAATGCTTTAATTACATGCTATCAATGTGCTGTCACATCCAATAAATCAAgttaaaaaatatcaaatatcaTCAAATATCAAATATCATTCTGTTTGTTGTGTAAATGATCTTTATTGAAAGGTCATACTGACCTATAAATATGAGGAAAACAGTgcaggttttttattttttctaacatgttaaatgatattagtttaaaaaaaaaaaacaagctaacAGAGTACTTTTTCAAAAGAAGTTTAAAAAGCATTGTGTCAAACGGCACCAGCCTCTGAAACTTGGTGAGGGAGGAAATATTTTATCCCTTGAGCTAAAAGACCAACCTCTGTAAGGTAGTGAGTTTGTTCTGGCTCAAACGAACACAGAAAGTGACAGTGGTACAATTAAAACCCGTCTGATCTGTGTGGGCATACTCCTCACTCCTGCCACGTGGGTCGCCTCCCTCCTATTAGATCAAGTGTGTAAGGGTATGCTCAAAGGAACCAATTAATAGCTCAACAGATTGTGTTGTTGGATTTTAAGCAGTATGAAAGGCCCACGTGTGCTTTGGTGGGTGAAAGTCTGGTGATTCTACAGGATCTGTTGGGTGAACGTGGCGTCCTTGTAGCAAAGATGTAGAACAATAAAAGCAGATGGAGTGATTGCTGCAGGTTTAGCAGCAATTAGGCTTCTTCTTTTATAACTGTAAAGCTGTAATTAAAACACAGCTTCTTTCGCTTTATTGACTCATTTTCCACAAGAAAGCTTGCTATTATGGTCTTTCAGTGCAGGGAACTCTGAACAACTGATATTGGTCAGCATATATTGAGGAAGAGGATAGGTTAAGTGTACACTATGTGCAGTAGGAGAAAATAATAAGAGTCATTAGCTTTTCTTCTCTATCTTTTCCAGCTGATGTTGAAATATATTCACAATCATGGTGAATTACTCCAGTGTACGAAGAAGCTTTCTGCCAAGCATAGGCTGTGCTGCATGTCTATAACTTTGCAATGATCAAAAGCAttgaccatccatccatccattttctatacccgtctAATTCAATTCAGAGTCGGtggggactggagcctatcccagctgccattgggcgggaggcggggtacaccgTGTACGGGTCCCCAGTCCACTGAGGCATTTACCATGAGGCGATATGAAGGTAAAGTCTCTATAGCTGTAAGTCTGGGGTTTGACTACCATCACAGTGGTGGCCATGGTAACCTGTTCTGCAAAAAACTTCAGATTCCGTGTCTGTAGCTCAAAGCTGTGGAATCATAAGTCGGCCTCATTTATCACATCTTCTGAGTGAAGCATAACTTCTTTTTCAGACTAAAAGATGTGACTCTCTTATTACCTGTGCCCCACAGCTCAATTCCACCCATTTTCATagacaataaaaaaagactAATGATGTGTTTACTGTTACTTCCATATGAactttaaagaaaaatctttcCCTTTTTGTTTCTTGTTGGTAGCACTGGTTAGCAGTGTCATTAACAGTTGCCATGGGAACACTATGCAGCAGCTTCTCCTGACTGTTGCCGTGGACTCTTGTTAGCGTATCAGTCAAGTAGATGACTTTTTAAGAATAAATCCTTCTTTACTTTTGTGAAACATTTAGGTATAGATGCTAATATACTTTATAATACAAGTCTAGCTTATTTCAGAAAACATGTGATGCTGTGttgaatgtaaataaaaatgtattttataaaCTTTATGATTTGGAAATCCTATTTGATTATTTGATTGAAAATGGTAAACTTTTCCCTTATTTTGCctgaaaaataatttttcagCAAAGTTTTCCACTTCATCTGAGTCCGTCTTAAATAAACTCAAACAGAGTGTAGGTTGGGGGTGTTTCTGGATCTTATTCACATTTTCTACGGTTAATTCTTGATTTGTATAAGTAGTTGGAGCATTGAAATGTGTTTACTGACAATAAGTCTGGAAGCTTGTAGGGCTTTCAGTATCACCTTTCTCCTTGTGTGAGGGTTTATTTAGTGACGGAAGTCCATGATGGTCAGTCTCACCTGAATGTTCTGGAACTCGACTGGCTTCCACAtttgttctctggttagattaCCGATGCTCCACTTAATTTGCAAGTGGCATTTAG
This window contains:
- the trh gene encoding pro-thyrotropin-releasing hormone, whose protein sequence is MKSASLLFLASLAICKLTVSDGQGISAEEGTDRRTTIDDIILQRAESLLLRSILKKLQEEDGRNDGFFPQPEWVTKRQHPGKRYINDLEKRQHPGRREEDEDDLDLDVQKRQHPGKREDEMHTFMGLQKRQHPGKRSQTGHISDSPFILLSELSKRQHPGKRYLVLHSKRQHPGKRHTSDEDGEGDWDAYEEEDLPELEKRQHPGKRFLENSSTEFGTNSPCDVLDSESCSKTSFLLDFLDNINKSHDEEKRQHPGKRFAPEEDLVEGE